One region of Fragaria vesca subsp. vesca linkage group LG4, FraVesHawaii_1.0, whole genome shotgun sequence genomic DNA includes:
- the LOC101314847 gene encoding uncharacterized protein LOC101314847: MENEKLNEELKKLQVLVAALAPNSQDERVLESNEDDQDPKGGANKGGKNNKDLKDKEADKVAEEDDDKEAAKDPEGTGKEDEVAEKIEQTKEKKEETAEKDASAEDKSEATENIA, encoded by the coding sequence ATGGAGAATGAAAAACTCAATGAAGAACTGAAGAAGCTGCAAGTTTTGGTGGCGGCATTAGCACCAAACTCTCAAGATGAGAGAGTTCTAGAAAGCAATGAAGATGATCAGGATCCTAAAGGAGGAGCAAACAAGGGAGGAAAAAACAATAAAGATCTGAAGGACAAGGAAGCTGATAAGGTAGCTGAAGAAGATGATGATAAGGAAGCGGCTAAGGATCCTGAAGGAACTGGCAAGGAAGATGAAGTAGCTGAGAAAATAGAGCAAACAAAAGAGAAGAAGGAGGAGACGGCAGAGAAAGATGCCAGTGCTGAAGATAAGAGTGAGGCAACAGAGAACATAGCTTAG
- the LOC101315429 gene encoding uncharacterized protein LOC101315429 — MEELHAAALAYYENGTQELRDLAWSFFRSIDTNGDGHISCLEFNDFLQQSGYNWIINDPNFFKLLDRNGDGGLDFGEVITFYYIIKTRYIRCQGYHCGVHLCGLYFTCVACFDGVHEHRPTFDLCPACYSKRNYYHPYQNHTYFLDNHVLLRSKRGLSPYARPDLSMAFTPPPTPAVYNNTVYNINYCIAAAPQRNSWFQAFRAFDIALTAASATAAVTNCTIM; from the exons ATGGAAGAACTTCATGCAGCTGCTTTAGCATACTACGAAAATGGCACTCAAGAGCTTCGGGATCTGGCATGGTCTTTCTTCCGATCTATCGACACGAACGGTGACGGTCATATCAGCTGCTTGGAGTTCAATGACTTCCTCCAGCAAAGCGGCTACAACTGGATTATTAACGACCCTAACTTCTTCAAACTACTCGACCGCAATGGCGATGGCGGGTTGGATTTTGGAGAAGTTATCACTTTCTACTACATCATTAAAACGAGGTACATCCGATGCCAAGGGTACCACTGCGGCGTACACCTCTGCGGTTTGTATTTCACTTGCGTTGCTTGCTTTGATGGGGTTCATGAGCATCGCCCTACGTTTGATCTATGTCCTGCCTGCTACAGCAAGCGAAATTACTATCACCCGTACCAGAACCACACTTACTTCTTGGATAATCATGTACTGCTGCGCTCCAAACGAGGCCTCTCTCCCTATGCTCGACCGGATCTCAGCATG GCATTCACTCCACCCCCGACTCCAGCGGTTTACAATAATACAGTTTACAATATCAATTACTGCATTGCTGCTGCACCTCAAAGG AATAGTTGGTTCCAAGCATTTCGGGCGTTTGATATTGCTCTTACTGCTGCAAGTGCGACTGCTGCGGTTACTAATTGTACAATCATGTAA
- the LOC101290949 gene encoding probable RNA-binding protein EIF1AD-like: MKGGRKNLKRAVEEQSLTLSDGHSIMQVLSLRGSNLIEVMDAKGEKYLALFPAKFSKSMWIKQGFFVVVDASEKDKVIESGGKVACIVSQVLFFEQVRALRKSPEWPEIFKSTVSEEPCGSLKGHTSKQEGNANDNEDDSSDDDGLPPLEANMNRMRPAEWQSEEESDSDTDSGTDS; the protein is encoded by the exons ATGAAAGGAGGAAGGAAGAATCTGAAGAGGGCCGTGGAGGAGCAGAGCTTGACACTCAGCGATGGCCATTCTATAATGCAAGTGCTTTCTCTACGTGGTTCCAATCTCATTGAG GTAATGGATGCAAAAGGAGAGAAATATTTGGCGTTGTTTCCGGCTAAGTTTTCGAAGAGCATGTGGATAAAACAAGGTTT CTTTGTTGTGGTTGATGCAAGTGAGAAGGACAAGGTTATTGAATCAGGCGGTAAAGTGGCTTGTATTGTTTCTCAAGTTCTGTTTTTCGAACAAGTTCGTGCACTTCGGAAATCACCAGAATG GCCTGAAATCTTCAAATCCACGGTCTCAGAAGAACCATGTGGAAGTCTGAAGGGACACACCTCCAAGCAAGAAGGGAATGCGAATGACAATGAGGATGACTCTAGTGATGATGATGGACTTCCTCCATTAGAAGCCAACATGAACAGGATGAGACCGGCTGAATGGCAATCAGAGGAAGAATCGGATTCAGATACAGATTCAGGAACTGATTCTTGA